A DNA window from Patagioenas fasciata isolate bPatFas1 chromosome 1, bPatFas1.hap1, whole genome shotgun sequence contains the following coding sequences:
- the IGSF11 gene encoding immunoglobulin superfamily member 11 isoform X3 — MVIPLSNANQPQQVILYQGGQIFGGAPQFYGRVGFAVTMPTTSASIFINNTQLSDTGTYQCLVNNLPDRGIRNIGVIGLTVLVPPSAPLCRIQGSLDVGSDITLTCSSEEGIPRPTYLWEKLDNVPKLPPTATQDQVQGTVTLRNISTVSSGLYQCVASNAIGTSTCLLDLQVIAPHPRSIGLIAGAVATGAVVLVVCIVLVAVALFYWKNKHKEEEEEEIPNEIREDDLPPKCSSAAKTFHADASSSENDTLTSSNTYNSRYWNDPKANHATDSFTRFSNSNDAQQPPFSRSGSTSTRPIYANGGHPSPAPPKTLVVTASTAPSPQEVIRSNGSVSRKQRPPHTRSYAISQATLERIGAVPVMVPAQSRAGSLV; from the exons ATGGTCATTCCTCTTTCTAATGCCAACCAGCCTCAACAG gtTATTCTCTACCAAGGGGGTCAGATCTTTGGTGGTGCACCCCAGTTCTATGGGCGAGTGGGGTTTGCTGTGACAATGCCAACCACCAGTGCCTCCATCTTCATCAACAACACTCAGCTATCCGATACTGGCACATACCAATGTTTGGTCAACAATCTTCCTGATCGAGGCATCAGGAATATTGGAGTCATTGGACTTACTGTCTTGG TTCCTCCTTCTGCTCCACTTTGCAGAATCCAGGGGTCCCTCGATGTGGGCAGCGATATCACACTGACCTGCAGCTCAGAAGAAGGCATCCCCCGGCCAACATACCTCTGGGAGAAACTGGACAATGTTCCCAAGTTGCCCCCAACTGCCACACAAG ACCAAGTCCAGGGCACTGTCACTCTCCGAAATATCAGCACTGTGTCCTCAGGTCTTTACCAATGTGTGGCTTCAAATGCCATTGGAACCAGCACTTGCCTTCTGGACCTGCAAGTCATTGCAC CCCACCCTCGGAGCATTGGCCTGATTGCAGGAGCGGTGGCCACAGGTGCAGTCGTGCTTGTTGTTTGCATTGTGTTGGTGGCCGTGGCACTGTTTTActggaaaaataaacacaaagaagaagaagaggaggagattcCCAATGAGATAAG GGAGGATGACCTGCCGCCCAAATGCTCCTCTGCTGCAAAGACATTCCACGCTGACGCATCCTCGTCAGAGAACGACACCCTCACCTCATCCAACACCTATAACAGCCGCTACTGGAACGACCCCAAAGCCAACCATGCCACAGACTCCTTCACCCGCTTCAGCAACAGCAATGATGCCCAGCAGCCCCCTTTCTCCCGCTCGGGGAGCACGAGCACCCGCCCCATCTATGCCAACGGTggccacccctccccagctccccctaaGACGCTGGTGGTGACAGCCAGCACGGCACCGTCCCCTCAGGAGGTGATCCGGAGCAATGGCTCAGTCAGCAGGAAGCAACGGCCGCCGCACACACGCTCCTACGCCATCAGCCAGGCCACGCTGGAGCGGATCGGGGCTGTCCCCGTCATGGTGCCCGCACAGAGCCGGGCCGGCTCACTTGTGTAA
- the IGSF11 gene encoding immunoglobulin superfamily member 11 isoform X2 — MTRRRPGGGGRWVPVALAVLLALRGLVCPLEVSVSSGSIQVARGQTAVLPCTFTTNAALTNLNVIWMVIPLSNANQPQQVILYQGGQIFGGAPQFYGRVGFAVTMPTTSASIFINNTQLSDTGTYQCLVNNLPDRGIRNIGVIGLTVLVPPSAPLCRIQGSLDVGSDITLTCSSEEGIPRPTYLWEKLDNVPKLPPTATQAHPRSIGLIAGAVATGAVVLVVCIVLVAVALFYWKNKHKEEEEEEIPNEIREDDLPPKCSSAAKTFHADASSSENDTLTSSNTYNSRYWNDPKANHATDSFTRFSNSNDAQQPPFSRSGSTSTRPIYANGGHPSPAPPKTLVVTASTAPSPQEVIRSNGSVSRKQRPPHTRSYAISQATLERIGAVPVMVPAQSRAGSLV; from the exons GTCTGGTGTGTCCTCTGGAGGTGTCAGTCAGTTCAGGGAGTATCCAGGTTGCCCGAGGCCAGACAGCAGTATTGCCCTGCACCTTCACCACTAACGCTGCTCTCACTAACCTTAATGTCATCTGGATGGTCATTCCTCTTTCTAATGCCAACCAGCCTCAACAG gtTATTCTCTACCAAGGGGGTCAGATCTTTGGTGGTGCACCCCAGTTCTATGGGCGAGTGGGGTTTGCTGTGACAATGCCAACCACCAGTGCCTCCATCTTCATCAACAACACTCAGCTATCCGATACTGGCACATACCAATGTTTGGTCAACAATCTTCCTGATCGAGGCATCAGGAATATTGGAGTCATTGGACTTACTGTCTTGG TTCCTCCTTCTGCTCCACTTTGCAGAATCCAGGGGTCCCTCGATGTGGGCAGCGATATCACACTGACCTGCAGCTCAGAAGAAGGCATCCCCCGGCCAACATACCTCTGGGAGAAACTGGACAATGTTCCCAAGTTGCCCCCAACTGCCACACAAG CCCACCCTCGGAGCATTGGCCTGATTGCAGGAGCGGTGGCCACAGGTGCAGTCGTGCTTGTTGTTTGCATTGTGTTGGTGGCCGTGGCACTGTTTTActggaaaaataaacacaaagaagaagaagaggaggagattcCCAATGAGATAAG GGAGGATGACCTGCCGCCCAAATGCTCCTCTGCTGCAAAGACATTCCACGCTGACGCATCCTCGTCAGAGAACGACACCCTCACCTCATCCAACACCTATAACAGCCGCTACTGGAACGACCCCAAAGCCAACCATGCCACAGACTCCTTCACCCGCTTCAGCAACAGCAATGATGCCCAGCAGCCCCCTTTCTCCCGCTCGGGGAGCACGAGCACCCGCCCCATCTATGCCAACGGTggccacccctccccagctccccctaaGACGCTGGTGGTGACAGCCAGCACGGCACCGTCCCCTCAGGAGGTGATCCGGAGCAATGGCTCAGTCAGCAGGAAGCAACGGCCGCCGCACACACGCTCCTACGCCATCAGCCAGGCCACGCTGGAGCGGATCGGGGCTGTCCCCGTCATGGTGCCCGCACAGAGCCGGGCCGGCTCACTTGTGTAA
- the IGSF11 gene encoding immunoglobulin superfamily member 11 isoform X1, translating to MTRRRPGGGGRWVPVALAVLLALRGLVCPLEVSVSSGSIQVARGQTAVLPCTFTTNAALTNLNVIWMVIPLSNANQPQQVILYQGGQIFGGAPQFYGRVGFAVTMPTTSASIFINNTQLSDTGTYQCLVNNLPDRGIRNIGVIGLTVLVPPSAPLCRIQGSLDVGSDITLTCSSEEGIPRPTYLWEKLDNVPKLPPTATQDQVQGTVTLRNISTVSSGLYQCVASNAIGTSTCLLDLQVIAPHPRSIGLIAGAVATGAVVLVVCIVLVAVALFYWKNKHKEEEEEEIPNEIREDDLPPKCSSAAKTFHADASSSENDTLTSSNTYNSRYWNDPKANHATDSFTRFSNSNDAQQPPFSRSGSTSTRPIYANGGHPSPAPPKTLVVTASTAPSPQEVIRSNGSVSRKQRPPHTRSYAISQATLERIGAVPVMVPAQSRAGSLV from the exons GTCTGGTGTGTCCTCTGGAGGTGTCAGTCAGTTCAGGGAGTATCCAGGTTGCCCGAGGCCAGACAGCAGTATTGCCCTGCACCTTCACCACTAACGCTGCTCTCACTAACCTTAATGTCATCTGGATGGTCATTCCTCTTTCTAATGCCAACCAGCCTCAACAG gtTATTCTCTACCAAGGGGGTCAGATCTTTGGTGGTGCACCCCAGTTCTATGGGCGAGTGGGGTTTGCTGTGACAATGCCAACCACCAGTGCCTCCATCTTCATCAACAACACTCAGCTATCCGATACTGGCACATACCAATGTTTGGTCAACAATCTTCCTGATCGAGGCATCAGGAATATTGGAGTCATTGGACTTACTGTCTTGG TTCCTCCTTCTGCTCCACTTTGCAGAATCCAGGGGTCCCTCGATGTGGGCAGCGATATCACACTGACCTGCAGCTCAGAAGAAGGCATCCCCCGGCCAACATACCTCTGGGAGAAACTGGACAATGTTCCCAAGTTGCCCCCAACTGCCACACAAG ACCAAGTCCAGGGCACTGTCACTCTCCGAAATATCAGCACTGTGTCCTCAGGTCTTTACCAATGTGTGGCTTCAAATGCCATTGGAACCAGCACTTGCCTTCTGGACCTGCAAGTCATTGCAC CCCACCCTCGGAGCATTGGCCTGATTGCAGGAGCGGTGGCCACAGGTGCAGTCGTGCTTGTTGTTTGCATTGTGTTGGTGGCCGTGGCACTGTTTTActggaaaaataaacacaaagaagaagaagaggaggagattcCCAATGAGATAAG GGAGGATGACCTGCCGCCCAAATGCTCCTCTGCTGCAAAGACATTCCACGCTGACGCATCCTCGTCAGAGAACGACACCCTCACCTCATCCAACACCTATAACAGCCGCTACTGGAACGACCCCAAAGCCAACCATGCCACAGACTCCTTCACCCGCTTCAGCAACAGCAATGATGCCCAGCAGCCCCCTTTCTCCCGCTCGGGGAGCACGAGCACCCGCCCCATCTATGCCAACGGTggccacccctccccagctccccctaaGACGCTGGTGGTGACAGCCAGCACGGCACCGTCCCCTCAGGAGGTGATCCGGAGCAATGGCTCAGTCAGCAGGAAGCAACGGCCGCCGCACACACGCTCCTACGCCATCAGCCAGGCCACGCTGGAGCGGATCGGGGCTGTCCCCGTCATGGTGCCCGCACAGAGCCGGGCCGGCTCACTTGTGTAA